One segment of Alistipes finegoldii DSM 17242 DNA contains the following:
- a CDS encoding BACON domain-containing protein, protein MTMKITNYIPVILCSIALCGCSDAAKTVGFGTDSDAIEAPATGGTHTVRVSAEKEWVATTDEPWITVSPANGRGTTECRVLIDSALTDQPRRGVIRIMEQNTWVKKEIAVSQKGFDYLIGIDDKEVTVANYAAYGTRHFDVKIKTNVDFYVKVPESAENWLKFEKPAVEFDRGIRPREVTVRFNWNINSQPNPRIADVTFTSKKEVELARHDNLVVTQQAAEPIEENTRGGDSIALLAIARTLETIASWENGERMDNWDNVILWEEGMEGYTPEKKGRVKYARFFMFNTKEELPFEVQYLTAADELSFYSNVNAFLKDLTTGEYITKLTQLRRLTISAYGLVSLDKNFTALKNLEYLDLSSNNFQKIPEEINPTNFPKLRTLNMGANTRKNIYDLSNTIETNYGGLVEEQGFPRRLIEWDLDTLLLSVNYLQGPLPKMDDWEKYTEQDIIDADTLPRALIGTPKVMPHTKRFAINLNRLTGELPDWLLYHPALDWWVPSVLVFTQEGKDATGTLAGFTNEPANMNYYYEFYEGYKKDPGTEEEEEETTK, encoded by the coding sequence ATGACAATGAAAATAACGAATTACATACCGGTTATCCTCTGCTCGATCGCATTGTGCGGCTGCTCCGACGCCGCCAAGACCGTCGGATTCGGCACCGACAGCGACGCCATCGAAGCCCCCGCCACGGGAGGAACCCACACCGTCAGGGTGTCGGCGGAGAAAGAGTGGGTCGCCACCACCGACGAACCGTGGATCACCGTCTCGCCCGCCAACGGCCGCGGCACGACCGAATGCCGCGTACTCATCGACTCGGCCCTGACCGACCAGCCCCGCCGCGGCGTAATCCGCATCATGGAGCAGAACACTTGGGTCAAAAAGGAGATCGCCGTCTCGCAGAAAGGCTTCGACTACCTCATCGGCATCGACGACAAGGAGGTCACCGTCGCCAACTACGCGGCGTACGGCACGCGCCACTTCGACGTCAAGATAAAGACCAACGTGGATTTCTACGTCAAGGTTCCCGAATCGGCCGAAAACTGGCTCAAGTTCGAGAAGCCGGCGGTCGAATTCGACCGCGGCATCCGCCCGCGCGAAGTGACCGTGCGCTTCAACTGGAACATCAATTCGCAGCCCAACCCCCGCATCGCCGACGTCACCTTCACCTCCAAAAAGGAGGTCGAACTCGCACGGCACGACAACCTCGTGGTCACGCAACAGGCCGCCGAACCGATCGAGGAGAACACCCGCGGCGGCGACTCGATCGCCCTGCTGGCCATCGCCCGTACGCTCGAAACCATCGCAAGCTGGGAAAACGGCGAACGCATGGACAACTGGGACAACGTGATCCTCTGGGAAGAGGGCATGGAGGGGTACACGCCCGAAAAGAAGGGCCGCGTGAAATACGCCCGGTTCTTCATGTTCAACACCAAAGAGGAGCTGCCTTTCGAGGTGCAGTACCTGACGGCCGCCGACGAGCTGAGCTTCTACAGCAACGTCAACGCCTTCCTCAAGGACCTCACCACCGGCGAGTACATCACCAAGCTCACGCAGCTGCGCCGGCTCACCATCTCGGCCTACGGTCTGGTATCGCTGGACAAGAACTTCACGGCGCTCAAGAATCTCGAATACCTCGACCTGAGCAGCAACAACTTCCAGAAGATTCCCGAAGAGATCAATCCGACGAACTTCCCAAAGCTCCGGACGCTGAACATGGGCGCCAACACGCGCAAGAACATCTATGACCTGAGCAACACCATCGAAACCAACTACGGCGGCCTTGTCGAAGAACAGGGATTCCCGCGCCGCCTGATCGAATGGGACCTCGACACGCTGTTGCTTTCGGTCAACTACCTGCAGGGACCGCTGCCCAAGATGGACGACTGGGAAAAATACACCGAACAGGACATCATTGACGCCGACACGCTGCCCCGCGCGCTGATCGGCACCCCGAAGGTGATGCCGCACACCAAGCGGTTCGCCATCAACCTCAACCGCCTGACCGGCGAACTGCCCGACTGGCTGCTCTACCACCCGGCGCTCGACTGGTGGGTGCCCAGCGTGCTGGTGTTCACGCAGGAGGGCAAGGATGCGACCGGCACGCTGGCAGGATTCACCAACGAACCCGCCAACATGAACTACTACTACGAATTCTACGAGGGATACAAGAAAGATCCCGGCACGGAAGAAGAAGAGGAGGAGACGACCAAATAA
- a CDS encoding DUF4458 domain-containing protein, with protein sequence MKLLKIFVAAILALAAALTGGCSDDDGIDNRDLDYGYVQFKLYKEASYDAVSRAQKPQLDYLYEAAKVQVSLGCNGTTVTQTLTLSASDKESAEFGLRSEKLRLLTGQYQIITFSLYNANDELIYNGMPLDDRLVVEAGGLQVHDLTVDVEPRGKVRFTIRKDLSDFTETPVTRAANRQYTFDEIAFISLTVKQGETNEQTTFKMLPTKFSIHFDEDDDTFGYQTSSLECDTLLSLKAGSYKMMRYETYDKNKLLLENNKRPKNLDFVIEDNKTTETKVGVTLYEADEYIRDYYALYEIWKALDGPNWYFSGENYPEGTNWDFNKDPDLWGIQPGVEVHSNGRVAKITLSDFGFRGHLPAAIGQLTQLIELYLGSHKDANLLEYDPSIAPDKSLSERKRTRMERNKEFLRLIHTPTQTSEPIARALKEHNLTIPGISLYEENYTEDEIIDRKTGLQKRIRPYDVVHGKLTNGLKSIDPAIGKLENLEYLFVANGELETLPDELANLKSLTDVEVYNCPKMTQFPMVLAKLPEMISLNISNNSQWSAEEVYKGLNAIANGPAKEKLQILYVRDNNLREVPESFRNLKKIGLLDLAQNQIGTIHPFGKEVAPAQLYLDNNKLTSLPADGNGLFCTMDDVETFSATYNKFTKFPNIFSAKSKFTIKSVDFSYNEIDGFEGEEDGTFKGLNIEQLSLAANKFTKFPKCLGTTGSLVAYIILRGNMIDEIPEGSFSGKYSTSMTSLDLTYNKLSKLPKDFTAEQLPYLYGLDVSYNAFDKFPWSPLNCAGLTVYAIRGQRDAQGNRCLREWPTGLYQHTGLRGFYIGSNDLRKIDDTISHLIYHLDISDNPNITFDASAICYYWQQGAYNLIYDKTQNILNCDKMLE encoded by the coding sequence ATGAAACTTTTAAAAATTTTCGTAGCGGCGATTCTCGCACTGGCAGCGGCCCTCACCGGCGGATGTTCCGACGACGACGGCATCGACAACCGCGATCTCGACTACGGATACGTCCAGTTCAAACTCTACAAGGAGGCGTCCTACGACGCCGTCAGCCGGGCGCAGAAACCCCAGCTCGACTACCTTTACGAAGCCGCCAAGGTGCAGGTGTCGCTCGGCTGCAACGGCACGACCGTCACCCAGACGCTGACGCTCTCGGCCTCCGACAAGGAGAGCGCCGAGTTCGGCTTGCGCAGCGAGAAGCTGCGGCTGCTGACGGGACAGTACCAGATCATCACCTTCTCGCTCTACAACGCGAACGACGAGCTGATATACAACGGCATGCCCCTCGACGACCGGCTCGTCGTCGAAGCCGGCGGCCTGCAGGTCCACGACCTGACGGTCGATGTCGAACCGCGCGGAAAAGTGCGCTTCACCATCCGCAAGGACCTTTCGGACTTCACCGAGACGCCCGTCACCCGTGCGGCAAACAGACAGTATACGTTCGACGAGATCGCTTTCATCAGCCTCACCGTAAAACAGGGCGAGACCAACGAACAGACGACCTTCAAGATGCTGCCCACGAAGTTCTCGATCCATTTCGACGAGGACGACGACACGTTCGGCTACCAGACCTCGTCGCTCGAATGCGACACGCTGCTTTCGCTCAAGGCCGGCAGCTACAAAATGATGCGGTACGAGACCTACGACAAGAACAAGCTGCTGCTGGAGAACAACAAGCGGCCCAAGAACCTCGACTTCGTCATCGAGGACAACAAGACCACCGAAACGAAGGTCGGCGTCACGCTTTACGAGGCCGACGAGTATATCCGCGACTACTACGCGCTGTATGAAATCTGGAAGGCGCTCGACGGCCCCAACTGGTATTTCTCCGGCGAAAACTACCCCGAAGGCACCAACTGGGACTTCAACAAGGACCCCGACCTGTGGGGCATCCAGCCCGGCGTGGAGGTACACTCCAATGGCCGCGTGGCGAAGATCACGCTCAGCGACTTCGGATTCCGGGGCCACCTGCCCGCGGCCATCGGCCAGCTCACGCAGCTGATCGAGCTTTATCTGGGTTCGCACAAAGACGCCAACCTGCTCGAATACGATCCCTCGATCGCGCCCGACAAGAGCCTGAGCGAGCGGAAGCGCACCCGCATGGAGCGCAACAAGGAGTTCCTCCGCCTGATCCACACGCCGACGCAGACCTCCGAGCCGATCGCCCGTGCGCTCAAGGAGCACAACCTGACCATTCCGGGCATCTCGCTCTACGAGGAGAACTATACCGAGGACGAGATCATCGACCGCAAAACCGGACTTCAGAAGCGTATCCGCCCCTATGACGTGGTGCACGGCAAGCTGACCAACGGCCTCAAGTCGATCGACCCGGCCATCGGCAAGCTCGAAAACCTCGAATACCTGTTCGTCGCCAACGGCGAGCTGGAGACGCTGCCCGACGAGCTGGCAAACCTCAAGTCGCTGACCGACGTCGAGGTGTACAACTGCCCCAAGATGACGCAGTTCCCGATGGTGCTCGCCAAGCTCCCGGAGATGATCTCGCTCAACATTTCCAACAACTCGCAGTGGTCGGCCGAGGAGGTCTACAAGGGTCTGAACGCCATCGCCAACGGCCCTGCGAAGGAGAAGCTACAGATTCTCTACGTCCGCGACAACAATCTCCGGGAAGTGCCGGAATCGTTCCGGAACCTCAAGAAGATCGGCCTGCTGGACTTGGCCCAAAACCAGATCGGGACCATCCATCCGTTCGGAAAAGAAGTGGCTCCCGCGCAGCTCTACCTCGACAACAACAAACTCACGTCGCTGCCCGCCGACGGGAACGGCCTTTTCTGCACCATGGACGACGTCGAGACCTTCTCGGCGACCTACAACAAATTCACGAAGTTCCCCAACATCTTCTCGGCCAAGAGCAAGTTCACCATCAAATCGGTCGATTTCTCCTACAACGAGATTGACGGCTTCGAAGGCGAAGAGGACGGCACGTTCAAGGGCCTGAACATCGAACAGCTCTCGCTCGCGGCGAACAAGTTCACGAAGTTCCCCAAATGTCTCGGCACGACGGGATCGCTCGTCGCATACATCATCCTGCGCGGCAACATGATCGACGAAATCCCCGAAGGGTCGTTCTCCGGCAAATACTCGACTTCGATGACCTCGCTCGACCTGACCTACAACAAGCTCAGCAAGCTGCCGAAGGATTTCACGGCCGAGCAGCTGCCTTACCTCTACGGGCTGGACGTCTCGTACAACGCCTTCGACAAGTTCCCGTGGTCGCCGCTCAACTGCGCGGGCCTGACGGTCTACGCCATCCGCGGCCAGCGCGACGCTCAGGGCAACCGCTGCCTGCGCGAATGGCCCACGGGACTCTACCAGCACACCGGCCTGCGCGGATTCTACATCGGCTCGAACGACCTGCGCAAGATCGACGACACGATCTCCCACCTGATCTACCACCTCGACATCAGCGATAACCCCAACATCACGTTCGATGCCTCGGCGATCTGCTACTACTGGCAGCAGGGCGCCTACAACCTGATTTACGACAAGACCCAGAATATCCTGAACTGCGATAAAATGCTCGAATAA
- a CDS encoding BACON domain-containing protein, which produces MKRHYLHLVMSLLAGACLAAASCSDSDKEIKAPSPNFPEAVSPTIGAGETFTIEIDPNQDWEASVPTATAAWFWIEDGTQKVWTLRGGAGPARIVIAAAELEEFDDNRVCEVTLTMGGQSKVIATITRGTLDRGFTLRTCQLDDYGDFIYNPNSTETGLTYLYGTEPAENVALTWPEGRTGFSMPVLVEANFEWVLGKLPEWLEVPAKTIGEPGAQLELRLQGDASRYPLDGAEETLVFTDKNNSGVSYEIPISIPACRDIFSVSGMSAETKFNTKAEYFNSMNGDWVPGSAMGSVQSIDGAKFFLFAEVTQQWGAPYLSAEAEDLAWILLTEEPWDSTPGSDVVQSRQFTVGVTENGGKARKAYLLALPAAVAETISDPYQLIDAEIRDEYKQYLVTTINQEANPGSISANNPAGMTEIGAAFEKLPADDWYIGEFGVRDGYKLIYTKEWSNDPESTLTVDREYTGVAFFDYDLQPMSGEESWLSVRKTAEGVIVDMDPAKDKCGGSSMANEGIAHIGFAVFTDADGRFALIQCIYDENYPIGGGGEGFEVKFAMPDLVSGATLVEITKENYEAVAGGNTDLLASFAENLGMGVPQYMLTYTSAEPSNAVLEVSPYQQIMLMPMSGAEWLDYEPLSDTQIQVSMAKPEAEQAPYGMLQFLDGSWNMKCIVYCMPAF; this is translated from the coding sequence ATGAAAAGGCACTATTTACACTTGGTGATGTCACTGCTCGCGGGAGCATGTCTGGCGGCCGCTTCGTGTTCCGATTCGGACAAGGAGATCAAGGCTCCCAGCCCCAACTTCCCCGAAGCGGTCTCCCCGACCATCGGAGCCGGAGAGACCTTCACGATCGAAATCGACCCCAATCAGGATTGGGAGGCAAGCGTCCCGACCGCAACGGCCGCATGGTTCTGGATCGAGGACGGAACGCAGAAGGTCTGGACCCTGCGCGGCGGCGCGGGCCCGGCCCGGATCGTCATCGCCGCCGCCGAACTGGAAGAGTTCGACGACAACCGCGTCTGCGAGGTGACCCTGACCATGGGCGGCCAGAGCAAGGTCATCGCCACGATCACGCGCGGCACGCTCGACCGCGGCTTCACGCTCCGCACCTGTCAGCTGGACGACTACGGCGACTTCATCTACAACCCCAACAGCACCGAAACCGGGCTTACCTACCTCTACGGCACCGAACCGGCCGAAAACGTCGCCCTGACGTGGCCCGAAGGCCGCACCGGATTTTCGATGCCGGTACTCGTGGAGGCCAACTTCGAATGGGTGCTCGGCAAACTGCCGGAGTGGCTTGAGGTCCCGGCCAAGACCATCGGCGAACCGGGCGCGCAGCTCGAACTGCGCCTGCAAGGCGACGCTTCGCGCTACCCGCTCGACGGAGCCGAGGAGACGCTGGTATTCACCGACAAGAACAACTCCGGAGTGAGCTACGAGATTCCGATCTCGATTCCGGCCTGCCGCGACATCTTCTCCGTCAGCGGCATGAGCGCCGAGACCAAATTCAACACCAAGGCCGAATATTTCAACAGCATGAACGGCGACTGGGTTCCGGGCAGCGCGATGGGCAGCGTCCAGAGCATCGACGGCGCGAAGTTCTTCCTCTTCGCGGAGGTCACGCAGCAGTGGGGCGCCCCCTACCTGAGCGCCGAAGCCGAAGACCTCGCATGGATCCTGCTGACCGAGGAGCCGTGGGACAGCACGCCCGGCAGCGACGTCGTACAGTCGCGCCAGTTCACCGTGGGCGTGACCGAGAACGGCGGCAAAGCTCGCAAGGCATACCTGCTGGCGCTGCCCGCAGCGGTCGCCGAAACGATCTCCGACCCCTATCAGCTCATCGACGCGGAGATCCGCGACGAATACAAACAATATCTCGTCACCACCATCAATCAGGAGGCCAATCCCGGCTCCATCTCGGCGAACAACCCCGCAGGCATGACCGAAATCGGCGCCGCCTTCGAGAAGCTGCCGGCCGACGACTGGTACATCGGCGAATTCGGCGTCAGGGACGGCTACAAGCTCATCTATACGAAGGAGTGGTCGAACGATCCCGAATCGACGCTGACCGTGGACCGCGAATATACCGGCGTCGCCTTCTTCGACTACGACCTGCAGCCCATGAGCGGCGAGGAGAGCTGGCTCTCGGTACGCAAGACCGCGGAGGGCGTCATCGTAGACATGGACCCCGCCAAGGACAAGTGCGGCGGCAGCTCGATGGCGAACGAGGGTATCGCCCACATCGGATTCGCCGTCTTCACCGACGCCGACGGCCGGTTTGCGCTCATCCAGTGCATCTACGACGAGAATTATCCGATCGGCGGTGGCGGCGAGGGTTTCGAAGTGAAGTTCGCCATGCCCGATCTGGTGAGCGGCGCGACGCTGGTCGAGATCACGAAGGAGAACTACGAAGCGGTCGCAGGCGGCAACACGGACCTGCTCGCCTCGTTCGCCGAGAACCTCGGCATGGGAGTTCCGCAGTACATGCTGACCTACACCTCGGCCGAACCTTCGAACGCCGTACTGGAAGTCTCGCCCTACCAGCAGATCATGCTCATGCCGATGTCGGGCGCCGAGTGGCTCGACTACGAACCCCTCTCCGACACGCAGATTCAGGTCTCCATGGCCAAACCCGAAGCGGAGCAGGCTCCCTACGGCATGCTGCAGTTCTTGGACGGCAGCTGGAACATGAAATGCATCGTTTACTGTATGCCCGCGTTCTAA
- a CDS encoding DUF4984 domain-containing protein, translating to MKQIITVLFATGLLAALFTGCKEEYKTYSDREFVMFADTAATYMVLQDKEYFSVPVTSTVACDYDRTFGVEIIDKGSNAIEGLHYALRSNTITIKAGQRAANVEVRGLYDNIEPTDSLGFILKLVMPEQVNWNLYHDQTKVVMMKSCPYDVNDFTGWCVVTSLFLNQYPGIENTSLQRLIRTEKHPTEENMIILHDWLFSSYDVTIRLDPADPAEPLVTMDKNQILADEGSVFGQILGDNKILVTNSPLYDSYFNSCQKYVTLWIKVHVENMGENVGLVGHFYNIIEWVSDEEADRLQREEGMKPGGVITPHAR from the coding sequence ATGAAACAAATTATCACGGTTTTATTTGCAACGGGACTCCTCGCCGCCCTCTTCACCGGCTGCAAGGAGGAGTACAAGACCTATTCGGACCGGGAGTTCGTCATGTTCGCCGACACTGCGGCGACCTACATGGTGCTTCAGGACAAGGAATACTTCTCGGTTCCCGTCACCTCGACCGTCGCGTGCGATTACGACCGTACGTTCGGCGTGGAGATCATCGACAAGGGCAGCAACGCCATCGAAGGGCTGCACTACGCCCTGCGTTCGAACACCATCACCATAAAGGCCGGCCAGCGCGCCGCCAACGTAGAGGTGCGCGGCCTGTACGACAACATCGAGCCGACCGACTCGCTGGGCTTCATCCTCAAGCTGGTCATGCCCGAACAGGTCAACTGGAATCTGTACCACGACCAGACCAAGGTCGTGATGATGAAGAGCTGCCCCTACGACGTCAACGACTTCACGGGCTGGTGCGTCGTGACCTCGCTCTTCCTCAACCAGTATCCCGGCATCGAGAACACTTCGCTCCAGCGGCTTATCCGCACCGAGAAGCACCCCACCGAGGAGAACATGATCATCCTTCACGACTGGCTCTTTTCGAGCTACGACGTGACGATCCGCCTCGACCCGGCCGATCCGGCCGAACCGCTGGTGACCATGGACAAGAACCAGATACTCGCAGACGAAGGCTCGGTCTTCGGACAGATCCTCGGCGACAACAAGATTCTGGTCACCAACAGCCCGCTCTACGACTCCTACTTCAATTCGTGTCAGAAATACGTCACGCTCTGGATCAAGGTCCACGTCGAGAACATGGGCGAGAACGTCGGTCTGGTGGGCCACTTCTACAACATCATCGAGTGGGTCAGCGACGAAGAGGCCGACCGGCTCCAGCGTGAAGAGGGCATGAAACCGGGCGGAGTCATCACGCCGCACGCGCGCTAA
- a CDS encoding RagB/SusD family nutrient uptake outer membrane protein has protein sequence MNMLRNIKFRLSALAVLLLATSCLDKYPESAIPEKDAMKTFADAEQTLTGIYATFKSSSLFSGRLTLLPDIQADLVYAVEGNSNQFGNFWRWDVRPTDLDLEGVYADLYTVISRCNFFLERIDEVMRNEISDDNLEDLEEYTGEVYAIRALCYSELLKNYCKAYDPATAQSELGVVIRTKYSTPEPIRRASLYDSYKFVLDDLAEAEKRLDKEEDAYSNEYITSAAAQALHARVALYMQDWDTAIEYASILIDDKKNTFKLADAKTKYNADYTFFDYMWAYDLSYEIIWRIGFTETSYGSPLGTVFLNFTKDLTYYYPDYVPATAALNLYDDADLRYSGYFAGKEQGLTIGYTNGLDWPMLVKYYGNRNFTSKLIFHVSMPKPFRLAEQYLIRAEAYCRKNDFTKAGNDLTALRKMRYASGGTLNVSKNNWLQTISDERVRELYMEGFRLHDLKRWGREYADLNGGYSIRRTPQSCSQPEGSSLKITPDNPLFVWPIPQHELESPGSEILPNESNR, from the coding sequence ATGAACATGTTACGCAATATAAAATTCCGACTTTCCGCCCTTGCGGTGCTTCTCCTCGCCACTTCGTGTCTGGACAAATACCCCGAATCCGCCATCCCCGAAAAGGATGCCATGAAGACCTTCGCGGATGCCGAGCAGACCCTCACGGGCATCTACGCCACCTTCAAGAGCAGCTCGCTTTTCAGCGGACGGCTCACGCTGCTGCCCGACATTCAGGCCGACCTCGTCTATGCCGTCGAGGGCAACAGCAACCAGTTCGGCAACTTCTGGCGCTGGGACGTCCGCCCGACCGACCTCGACCTCGAAGGCGTTTACGCCGACCTCTACACCGTCATCAGCCGCTGCAACTTCTTCCTCGAACGCATCGACGAAGTGATGCGGAACGAAATCAGCGACGACAACCTCGAAGACCTCGAAGAATACACCGGCGAGGTCTACGCCATCCGCGCGCTCTGCTATTCGGAGCTGCTCAAGAATTACTGCAAGGCCTACGACCCCGCCACCGCGCAATCGGAGCTGGGCGTGGTCATCCGCACCAAATACTCCACGCCGGAGCCGATCCGCCGCGCGTCGCTGTACGACTCCTATAAGTTCGTGCTCGACGATCTGGCGGAGGCCGAGAAGCGTCTCGACAAGGAGGAGGACGCCTACAGCAACGAGTACATCACCTCGGCGGCCGCTCAGGCGCTGCACGCCCGCGTGGCCCTCTACATGCAGGACTGGGATACCGCCATCGAATACGCGAGCATCCTGATCGACGACAAGAAGAACACCTTCAAGCTGGCCGACGCCAAAACCAAGTACAACGCCGACTACACCTTCTTCGACTACATGTGGGCCTACGACCTGAGCTACGAGATCATCTGGCGCATCGGCTTCACGGAAACCTCCTACGGCAGTCCCCTCGGAACGGTGTTCCTGAACTTCACCAAGGACCTCACCTACTACTATCCCGACTACGTGCCGGCCACCGCGGCGCTGAACCTGTACGACGACGCCGACCTGCGTTATTCGGGTTACTTCGCCGGCAAGGAGCAGGGGCTGACGATCGGCTACACCAACGGACTGGACTGGCCGATGCTGGTGAAATACTACGGCAACCGCAACTTCACCAGCAAGCTGATCTTCCACGTCTCGATGCCCAAGCCGTTCCGGCTGGCCGAGCAGTACCTGATCCGCGCCGAAGCCTACTGCCGCAAGAACGACTTCACGAAGGCCGGCAACGACCTCACGGCGCTGCGCAAGATGCGCTACGCTTCGGGCGGCACGCTGAACGTCTCGAAAAACAACTGGCTGCAGACCATCTCCGACGAGCGCGTGCGCGAACTCTACATGGAGGGTTTCCGCCTGCACGACCTCAAGCGCTGGGGCAGGGAGTACGCCGACCTGAACGGCGGCTACAGCATCCGCCGCACGCCGCAGTCGTGCTCGCAGCCCGAAGGCAGCTCGCTCAAGATCACTCCGGACAATCCGCTCTTCGTATGGCCGATTCCCCAGCACGAGCTGGAGTCTCCCGGCTCGGAGATTCTGCCCAACGAAAGCAACCGATAG